The proteins below are encoded in one region of Streptomyces marianii:
- a CDS encoding GMC oxidoreductase, protein MTPNLTRRHLLGLGALQTAAALGLTRIGPAPTAHATTVPAASRAGAADHTPALVIGSGYGAAVTALRLGEAGIPTLVLEMGRLWDTPGPDGKLFCSTGDPDHRSMWFRTRTEAPLAQFLWLDVVNKDISPYPGVLDRVRFDSMSVYVGRGVGGGSLVNGGMAVVPQRAYFSEMLPNVDAGAMYDRYFPLARRMLGVNDVDPAWFESTKWYRFSRISRKHAANAGLRTVFVPNVYDFGYMQREAAGQAVRSALAGEVIYGNNHGKRSLDRTYLAAALGTGNVTIETMQRARALRRQPDGTYVVTADRIDTTGKVVATREIGCTRLFLGAGSLGSTELLLRARESGALPDLSEHLGTGWGTNGNVMTARANHLWDTVGAHQATMPVMGIDDWSNTANPVFAEIAPLPMGFEHWISLYLAITRNPERGRLVHDPGTDAMRLLWTPAQSKVSVDSAKKLFDRINLRNATIYRYDLFGGNKTFADDFTYHPLGGCVLGRATDDHGRVRGAPGVYVTDGALVPGSIGVNPFLTITALAERNIERVLAEDYAR, encoded by the coding sequence ATGACACCAAATCTGACGCGCCGTCACCTCCTTGGTCTCGGCGCCCTCCAGACCGCAGCCGCGCTCGGCCTCACCCGTATCGGCCCCGCGCCCACGGCCCACGCGACGACCGTCCCGGCGGCCTCCCGGGCCGGAGCCGCCGACCACACGCCCGCCCTCGTCATCGGCTCCGGCTACGGCGCCGCCGTCACCGCCCTGCGCCTCGGCGAGGCCGGAATCCCCACCCTCGTCCTGGAGATGGGCCGGCTCTGGGACACCCCGGGCCCCGACGGGAAGCTCTTCTGCAGCACCGGCGACCCGGACCACCGCTCGATGTGGTTCCGCACCCGCACCGAGGCCCCGCTCGCCCAGTTCCTCTGGCTGGACGTCGTCAACAAGGACATCAGCCCCTATCCCGGCGTCCTCGACCGCGTGCGCTTCGACAGCATGTCGGTGTACGTGGGCCGCGGCGTCGGCGGAGGATCGCTCGTGAACGGCGGGATGGCCGTCGTCCCGCAGCGTGCGTACTTCTCCGAGATGCTGCCGAACGTCGACGCCGGGGCCATGTACGACCGGTACTTCCCGCTGGCCCGGCGGATGCTGGGCGTCAACGACGTCGACCCGGCGTGGTTCGAGTCCACCAAGTGGTACCGCTTCTCGCGGATCTCCCGCAAGCACGCCGCCAACGCCGGGCTGAGGACCGTCTTCGTGCCCAACGTCTACGACTTCGGGTACATGCAGCGCGAGGCCGCCGGCCAGGCGGTCCGCTCCGCGCTCGCCGGAGAGGTCATCTACGGCAACAACCACGGCAAGCGCAGCCTCGACAGGACCTATCTCGCCGCCGCGCTGGGAACCGGCAACGTCACCATCGAGACGATGCAACGGGCCCGCGCGCTGCGAAGACAGCCGGACGGCACGTACGTCGTCACCGCCGACCGCATCGACACGACCGGCAAGGTCGTCGCCACCCGCGAGATCGGCTGCACCCGGCTGTTCCTGGGCGCCGGCAGCCTCGGCTCCACCGAACTCCTGCTGCGCGCCCGGGAGTCGGGCGCACTGCCGGATCTCAGCGAGCACCTCGGCACCGGATGGGGAACCAACGGCAACGTCATGACCGCCCGGGCCAACCACCTCTGGGACACCGTCGGCGCCCACCAGGCCACCATGCCGGTGATGGGCATCGACGACTGGTCCAACACCGCCAACCCCGTCTTCGCCGAGATCGCCCCGCTGCCGATGGGTTTCGAGCACTGGATCAGCCTCTACCTGGCCATCACCAGGAACCCGGAGCGAGGCAGGCTCGTCCACGACCCCGGCACCGACGCGATGCGGCTCCTGTGGACCCCGGCACAGAGCAAGGTGTCCGTCGACTCCGCCAAGAAGCTGTTCGACCGCATCAACCTCAGGAACGCCACGATCTACCGGTACGACCTGTTCGGCGGCAACAAGACCTTCGCCGACGACTTCACCTACCACCCGCTCGGCGGGTGCGTGCTCGGCCGGGCCACCGACGACCACGGCCGGGTCCGGGGCGCCCCCGGGGTGTACGTCACCGACGGAGCCCTCGTGCCGGGCTCCATCGGCGTCAATCCGTTCCTCACGATCACCGCGCTCGCCGAGCGCAACATCGAACGGGTCCTCGCCGAGGACTACGCCCGGTAG
- a CDS encoding AMP-dependent synthetase/ligase: MREFSLPALYEVPTDGNLTDLIRRNATQHPEVAVMGRKVAGTWTDVTAAQFLAEVRAAAKGLIAAGVGPGDRVALMSRTRYEWVQLDFAIWSAGGVTVPVYETSSPEQVQWILGDSGAVAAIVESEEHAAAVESVRVALPALRHVWRIEGGAVAQLTEAGAEIPEGTVDERSASAKADDPATIVYTSGTTGRPKGCVLTHRAFFAECGNLVERLKPLFRTGDSSVLLFLPAAHVFGRMVEVASVMAPIKLGCVPDIKNLTDELASFRPTLILGVPRVFEKVYNSARAKAQADGKGKIFDKAAATAIEYSRAIGTPQGAPLGLRIKHKVFDKLVYSKLRAVLGGRGEFAVSGGAPLGERLGHFFRGIGFTVLEGYGLTETCAATAFNPWDRQKIGTVGQPLPGSVVRIADDGEVLLHGEHIFTGYWNNEAATAEALADGWFHTGDIGTLDEDGYLAITGRKKEILVTAGGKNVAPAVIEDRIRAHALVAECLVVGDGRPFVGALVTLDEEFLARWASDNGKPAGSTAASLREDADLLAEIQRAVDEGNAAVSKAESVRKFRVLSSQFTEEAGHITPSLKLKRNVVAKDFADEIEAIYRA, from the coding sequence TTGCGTGAGTTCAGCCTTCCGGCCCTGTACGAGGTCCCGACGGACGGCAATCTGACGGATCTCATCCGCCGCAATGCGACGCAGCACCCCGAGGTCGCGGTCATGGGCAGAAAGGTCGCCGGGACCTGGACCGATGTCACCGCCGCACAGTTCCTCGCCGAGGTGCGGGCCGCCGCGAAGGGCCTGATCGCCGCCGGGGTGGGGCCCGGGGACCGGGTCGCACTGATGTCGCGCACCCGTTACGAGTGGGTGCAGCTCGACTTCGCGATCTGGAGCGCCGGCGGTGTGACCGTCCCGGTGTACGAGACCAGTTCGCCGGAGCAGGTGCAGTGGATCCTCGGGGACTCCGGCGCCGTCGCCGCGATCGTCGAGAGCGAGGAGCACGCCGCGGCCGTCGAGTCGGTGCGCGTCGCCCTGCCGGCCCTGCGGCACGTGTGGCGGATCGAGGGCGGCGCGGTCGCGCAGCTCACCGAGGCCGGGGCGGAGATCCCCGAAGGGACGGTCGACGAGCGCAGCGCTTCCGCCAAGGCCGACGACCCGGCGACCATCGTCTACACCTCGGGCACCACGGGCCGCCCCAAGGGCTGTGTGCTCACGCACCGGGCGTTCTTCGCGGAGTGCGGCAACCTGGTCGAGCGTCTGAAGCCGCTGTTCCGCACCGGTGACAGCTCGGTCCTGCTCTTCCTCCCCGCCGCGCACGTCTTCGGGCGCATGGTCGAGGTCGCGTCGGTGATGGCGCCCATCAAGCTCGGCTGCGTACCGGACATCAAGAACCTCACCGACGAGCTCGCCTCGTTCCGCCCGACGCTGATCCTCGGTGTGCCGCGGGTCTTCGAGAAGGTCTACAACTCCGCGCGGGCCAAGGCGCAGGCGGACGGCAAGGGCAAGATCTTCGACAAGGCCGCGGCGACGGCCATCGAGTACAGCCGCGCGATCGGCACCCCGCAGGGTGCCCCGCTCGGACTGAGGATCAAGCACAAGGTGTTCGACAAGCTCGTCTACAGCAAGCTGCGTGCGGTGCTGGGCGGGCGCGGCGAGTTCGCGGTCTCCGGCGGCGCCCCGCTGGGCGAGCGGCTGGGCCACTTCTTCCGCGGCATCGGCTTCACGGTGCTGGAGGGCTACGGCCTCACGGAGACCTGTGCGGCGACGGCGTTCAACCCCTGGGACCGCCAGAAGATCGGTACGGTCGGGCAGCCGCTGCCGGGTTCGGTGGTGCGGATCGCCGACGACGGCGAGGTGCTGCTGCACGGCGAGCACATCTTCACGGGCTACTGGAACAACGAGGCGGCGACCGCCGAGGCGCTGGCCGACGGCTGGTTCCACACCGGTGACATCGGCACCCTCGACGAGGACGGCTATCTCGCGATCACGGGCCGGAAGAAGGAGATCCTGGTGACGGCGGGCGGCAAGAACGTCGCCCCGGCGGTCATCGAGGACCGCATCCGCGCGCACGCGCTGGTCGCGGAGTGCCTGGTCGTGGGCGACGGGCGGCCGTTCGTCGGTGCGCTGGTCACCCTCGACGAGGAGTTCCTGGCCCGCTGGGCCTCCGACAACGGCAAGCCGGCCGGTTCGACGGCCGCCTCGCTGCGCGAGGACGCGGATCTGCTGGCGGAGATCCAGCGGGCGGTGGACGAGGGCAACGCCGCGGTTTCCAAGGCTGAGTCGGTGCGGAAATTCAGGGTTCTCAGCTCCCAGTTCACTGAGGAGGCCGGCCACATCACGCCGTCGCTGAAGCTGAAGCGGAACGTGGTGGCCAAGGACTTCGCGGACGAGATCGAGGCGATCTACCGGGCGTAG
- a CDS encoding metallophosphoesterase family protein: protein MRVHVVSDVHGNTTDLARAGTGADALICLGDLVLFLDYADHSRGIFPDLFGVENADRIVELRTARRFEEAREFGRSLWAGLDRDAVILEAVRKQYSELFAAFPTPTYATYGNVDVPALWPEYVRPGTTVLDGERIELDGLVFGFVGGGLRSPMRTPFEISDEEYAAKVEALGEVDVLCSHIPPEVPELTYDTVARRFERGSTALLDAIRRTRPRYSLFGHVHQPLARRMRIGATECVNVGHFAATGRPWALEW from the coding sequence ATGCGAGTCCATGTGGTCAGTGATGTGCACGGCAACACGACGGATCTGGCCAGGGCGGGAACCGGCGCCGACGCCCTGATCTGCCTCGGCGACCTGGTGCTCTTCCTCGACTACGCCGACCACTCGCGCGGCATCTTCCCCGATCTCTTCGGGGTCGAGAACGCGGACAGGATCGTGGAGCTGCGCACGGCACGGCGCTTCGAGGAGGCCCGGGAGTTCGGCCGCAGCCTGTGGGCGGGCCTCGACAGGGACGCCGTGATCCTCGAGGCGGTGCGCAAGCAGTACAGCGAGCTGTTCGCCGCCTTCCCCACTCCGACGTACGCCACCTACGGCAACGTCGACGTCCCGGCCCTCTGGCCGGAGTACGTGCGTCCGGGCACCACCGTCCTCGACGGTGAGCGGATCGAGCTGGACGGGCTCGTGTTCGGCTTCGTCGGCGGCGGGCTGCGTTCCCCCATGCGCACCCCCTTCGAGATCTCCGACGAGGAGTACGCGGCCAAGGTCGAGGCGCTCGGCGAGGTCGACGTCCTGTGCTCGCACATCCCGCCGGAGGTGCCGGAACTGACGTACGACACGGTCGCCCGCCGCTTCGAGCGCGGCAGCACGGCCCTGCTCGACGCCATCCGCCGGACCCGGCCCCGGTACTCCCTCTTCGGGCACGTGCACCAGCCGCTGGCGCGGCGCATGCGGATCGGCGCGACCGAGTGCGTGAACGTCGGGCACTTCGCGGCGACGGGGCGGCCCTGGGCCCTGGAATGGTGA
- a CDS encoding SRPBCC family protein: MAEHTSSSITIDAAPADVMGVISDFARYPEWTGEVKQTEVLEKDDQGRALQVRLVLDAGAIKDDHVLAYTWTGDDKVSWTLVKSQMLRALDGSYALTPVAGGERTEVTYQLTVDVKIPMLGMIKRKAEKVIIDRALAGLKKRVESGPKG; the protein is encoded by the coding sequence ATGGCGGAACACACCAGCTCGAGCATCACCATCGACGCGGCCCCGGCCGATGTGATGGGGGTGATCTCCGACTTCGCGCGCTACCCGGAGTGGACCGGAGAGGTGAAGCAGACGGAGGTCCTGGAGAAGGACGACCAGGGCCGCGCGCTCCAGGTCCGGCTGGTGCTCGACGCCGGCGCGATCAAGGACGACCACGTCCTCGCCTACACCTGGACCGGGGACGACAAGGTCTCCTGGACGCTGGTCAAGTCCCAGATGCTGCGCGCGCTGGACGGCTCGTACGCGCTGACGCCGGTCGCCGGCGGGGAGCGGACCGAGGTCACGTACCAACTGACCGTCGACGTCAAGATCCCCATGCTCGGGATGATCAAGCGCAAGGCGGAGAAGGTCATCATCGACCGCGCCCTGGCCGGTCTGAAGAAGCGCGTCGAGTCCGGTCCGAAGGGCTGA
- a CDS encoding ArsA family ATPase: MRTVFVTGTGGAGRSTVAAALALAGARRGERVLLLSDEPSEALTGTGPAAAGPDPSGPGSADSGAVGPDPSGPGSADSGAVGPDPSGSGSAAAGPGRTGPGGADTPVPGPTVVRVDSGTDFRHEFLTFQERAGAALDLLGAVPFEDGELTELPGSEQFALLRALRHAAGSGHDLLVVDLPPVRRAVALLALPEQLRRYLRRLLPAERQAARSLRPVLAQLAGVPMPAQWLFETAARWDEELAAVQALVESPDTSVRLVAEPGSEAADHALRTARLGLALHGPAPDMVIANRIVPVGSSDPFLGALSGRQQSALKGWREEFGAVPVREVPHAGRDPRQPGELAQLLDGPAGSTARAVAGNPWTVEDRRAEDGVLVWRLPLPGATKDRLQLVRRDDELFLTVGPFRRILLLPSVLRRCTVSGAALRDGELRIRFEPDPGLWPRGR, encoded by the coding sequence ATGCGCACCGTTTTCGTCACCGGCACCGGCGGGGCCGGCCGGAGCACCGTCGCGGCCGCCCTCGCCCTTGCCGGGGCGCGGCGGGGCGAACGGGTCCTGCTGCTGTCCGACGAGCCCTCCGAGGCGCTGACCGGCACGGGGCCCGCAGCCGCCGGCCCGGACCCTTCGGGGCCGGGCTCCGCGGACTCAGGTGCCGTCGGCCCGGATCCTTCGGGGCCGGGCTCCGCGGACTCAGGTGCGGTCGGCCCGGATCCTTCGGGATCGGGCTCCGCAGCCGCCGGTCCGGGCAGGACGGGACCGGGCGGGGCGGACACCCCTGTGCCCGGCCCCACCGTCGTCCGCGTCGACTCGGGCACCGACTTCCGCCACGAGTTCCTCACCTTCCAGGAGCGGGCCGGGGCGGCGCTCGACCTGCTCGGGGCAGTGCCCTTCGAGGACGGCGAGCTGACGGAGCTTCCGGGCAGCGAGCAGTTCGCGCTGCTGCGCGCCCTCAGACACGCCGCCGGGAGCGGCCACGACCTGCTGGTCGTCGACCTTCCGCCGGTGCGCCGGGCCGTCGCCCTGCTCGCCCTGCCCGAGCAGCTGCGCCGCTACCTCCGCCGGCTGCTCCCCGCGGAGCGCCAGGCCGCCCGCTCGCTGCGCCCCGTGCTCGCCCAGCTCGCGGGAGTGCCGATGCCCGCGCAGTGGCTCTTCGAGACGGCCGCCCGGTGGGACGAGGAACTGGCCGCCGTCCAGGCCCTGGTCGAGAGCCCCGACACCTCGGTCCGCCTGGTCGCCGAACCCGGCTCCGAGGCCGCGGACCACGCCCTGCGCACGGCCCGGCTCGGCCTCGCCCTGCACGGGCCGGCCCCGGACATGGTGATCGCGAACCGGATCGTCCCGGTCGGCTCGTCCGACCCGTTCCTCGGTGCCCTCTCGGGGCGCCAGCAGAGCGCGCTCAAGGGCTGGCGCGAGGAGTTCGGCGCCGTACCGGTCCGGGAGGTGCCGCACGCCGGTCGTGACCCCCGGCAGCCCGGCGAACTCGCGCAGCTGCTCGACGGGCCCGCAGGCAGCACCGCCCGAGCCGTCGCGGGGAACCCCTGGACGGTGGAGGACCGCCGGGCGGAGGACGGTGTGCTCGTCTGGCGGCTGCCGCTGCCTGGAGCCACCAAGGACCGCCTCCAGCTGGTCCGCAGGGACGACGAACTCTTCCTGACCGTGGGCCCGTTCCGCCGCATCCTGCTCCTGCCGTCCGTGCTGCGCCGCTGCACCGTCAGCGGTGCCGCGCTCCGGGACGGCGAGCTCCGCATCCGTTTCGAGCCCGACCCCGGACTCTGGCCGCGGGGTCGCTGA
- a CDS encoding DUF5304 domain-containing protein: MSDPTERPAVDADAWATACAEDLEEERARRSERYGQQATGTAGEEFRKLLDAVADKMSSLQNPLLGLAGQGAVQQLISQAKSAVEPVIERNPQVFDHLTAAGNELLAAYRSAVEGHERRWTRNEPSAGADGTARRDRPDEGPGPSEKIDLD; the protein is encoded by the coding sequence ATGAGCGATCCCACCGAACGTCCCGCCGTCGACGCCGACGCCTGGGCGACGGCGTGCGCCGAGGACCTGGAGGAGGAGCGGGCCCGCCGCAGCGAGCGGTACGGGCAGCAGGCCACCGGTACCGCGGGCGAGGAGTTCCGCAAGCTGCTGGACGCGGTCGCGGACAAGATGTCGTCGCTGCAGAACCCGCTGCTCGGCCTCGCCGGGCAGGGGGCCGTGCAGCAGCTGATCAGCCAGGCGAAGTCGGCCGTCGAGCCGGTCATCGAGCGCAACCCGCAGGTCTTCGACCATCTCACCGCCGCGGGCAACGAGCTGCTGGCCGCGTACCGCTCCGCCGTGGAAGGCCATGAGCGCCGCTGGACCCGGAACGAGCCGTCCGCAGGGGCCGACGGCACAGCCCGCCGGGACCGGCCGGATGAGGGCCCCGGCCCGAGCGAGAAGATCGACCTGGACTGA
- a CDS encoding ROK family glucokinase: protein MGLTIGVDIGGTKIAAGVVDEEGTILETHTVPTPPTAEGIVDAICSAVTGAGKGHDIEAVGIGAAGYVDDKRATVLFAPNIQWRHEPLKDKVEQRVSLPVVVENDANAAAWGEYRFGAGQGHNDVICITLGTGLGGGIIIGNKLRRGRFGVAAEFGHIRVVPDGLLCGCGSQGCWEQYASGRALVRYARQRAAATPENAAILLGLGDGTPEGIEGRHVSEAARQGDKVAVDSFRELARWAGAGLADLASLFDPSAFIVGGGVSDEGELVLDPIRKSFRRWLIGGQWRPHAQVLAAQLGNKAGLVGAADLARQG from the coding sequence ATGGGACTCACCATCGGCGTCGACATCGGCGGCACCAAGATCGCGGCCGGCGTGGTCGACGAAGAGGGCACCATCCTTGAGACGCACACGGTGCCCACTCCGCCGACCGCCGAGGGCATCGTGGACGCGATCTGCTCGGCCGTCACCGGAGCCGGTAAGGGGCACGACATCGAGGCGGTCGGCATCGGCGCCGCCGGCTACGTCGACGACAAGCGTGCCACCGTCCTCTTCGCACCGAACATCCAGTGGCGGCACGAGCCGCTGAAGGACAAGGTGGAGCAGCGCGTCAGCCTGCCGGTGGTCGTGGAGAACGACGCCAACGCGGCGGCCTGGGGCGAGTACCGATTCGGTGCCGGCCAGGGCCACAACGACGTCATCTGCATCACGCTCGGCACGGGCCTCGGCGGCGGCATCATCATCGGCAACAAACTGCGGCGCGGCCGTTTCGGCGTGGCGGCGGAGTTCGGCCACATCCGGGTCGTTCCCGACGGCCTGCTGTGCGGCTGCGGCAGCCAGGGCTGCTGGGAGCAGTACGCGTCCGGGCGCGCACTCGTCCGCTACGCCCGCCAGCGTGCCGCGGCGACCCCCGAGAACGCGGCGATCCTGCTCGGTCTCGGCGACGGCACCCCCGAGGGCATCGAGGGCAGGCACGTCAGCGAGGCGGCCCGGCAGGGCGACAAGGTCGCCGTCGACTCCTTCCGTGAGCTGGCCCGCTGGGCCGGCGCGGGCCTGGCGGACCTGGCCTCGCTGTTCGACCCCTCGGCGTTCATCGTCGGCGGCGGGGTGTCGGACGAGGGCGAGCTGGTGCTCGACCCGATCCGCAAGTCCTTCCGGCGGTGGCTGATCGGCGGACAGTGGCGCCCGCACGCCCAGGTGCTCGCGGCCCAACTCGGCAACAAGGCGGGCCTCGTCGGCGCGGCGGACCTCGCCCGCCAGGGCTGA
- a CDS encoding endonuclease/exonuclease/phosphatase family protein gives MVTSETRPLPNSRTEPDGSAVIRVLSYNIRSMRDDEDALSRVIRACRPDLVFVQEAPRFFRWRKHAARLAARTELVMLSGGATASGPLLLCSLRATVERTEDVLLPLTPGLHRRGFATAVVRVGGARLGLLSCHLSLRTDERYAQAGMLLDRLGAMDVPHAIAAGDVNERPGGRSFRRLAAGLRDAWEVSPWGGEYTSTPADPHQRIDAVFVTPGIEVLGCGVPVGLPGVSEADLRAATDHLPVLAALRVPAEAAPTAGRGRACGEGRSPGRDRP, from the coding sequence ATGGTGACGTCCGAGACGCGACCGCTGCCCAACTCCCGTACCGAGCCGGATGGTTCGGCCGTGATCCGGGTCCTCAGCTACAACATCCGCTCGATGCGCGACGACGAGGACGCCCTCAGCCGCGTCATCCGCGCCTGCCGGCCAGATCTCGTCTTCGTCCAGGAAGCCCCCCGCTTCTTCCGGTGGCGCAAGCACGCCGCCCGGCTCGCGGCCAGGACCGAGCTGGTGATGCTGAGCGGCGGTGCGACCGCCTCGGGTCCCCTGCTGCTGTGCTCGCTGCGGGCGACCGTCGAGCGCACCGAGGACGTTCTGCTGCCGCTCACGCCGGGTCTGCACCGGCGCGGCTTCGCCACCGCCGTCGTCCGTGTCGGAGGAGCCCGGCTCGGGCTGCTCAGCTGCCATCTGAGCCTGCGGACCGACGAGCGCTACGCCCAGGCCGGAATGCTGCTCGACCGGCTCGGCGCGATGGACGTGCCGCACGCGATCGCCGCCGGCGACGTCAACGAGCGTCCCGGAGGGCGCAGCTTCCGGCGCCTGGCCGCCGGGCTCAGGGACGCCTGGGAGGTGAGCCCCTGGGGCGGCGAGTACACCTCGACCCCCGCGGACCCGCACCAGCGGATCGACGCGGTGTTCGTGACCCCGGGTATCGAGGTCCTCGGCTGCGGGGTCCCCGTGGGACTGCCCGGGGTCAGCGAGGCCGATCTGAGGGCGGCCACGGACCACCTCCCGGTCCTCGCCGCCCTGCGCGTCCCGGCCGAAGCCGCCCCGACCGCCGGGAGGGGACGGGCTTGCGGGGAGGGGCGGTCGCCGGGGCGGGACCGCCCGTAG
- a CDS encoding alpha/beta hydrolase yields the protein MPVLPGAEPYRHEGGEVGVLLCHGFTGSPGSLRPWAEYLAERGLTVSLPLLPGHGTRWQDMAVTGWQDWYAEVDRELRALREECGQVFVLGLSMGGALALRLAARHGDAISGIVVVNPANKVHGAAAHALPVARHLVRTTKGLANDIAKEGMDEVAYDRVPLHAAHSLRNFLRLVDGELPQVTQPLLLLHSPQDHVVPPADSARILGRVSSTDVREVLLEQSYHVATLDHDAERIFEESHAFIGRLAPSVGKKGSTTGG from the coding sequence GTGCCGGTCCTTCCTGGAGCCGAGCCGTACCGCCACGAGGGTGGCGAGGTCGGCGTCCTTCTCTGTCACGGCTTCACCGGTTCTCCCGGGTCACTGCGCCCGTGGGCGGAGTACCTCGCGGAGCGTGGACTGACCGTCTCGCTTCCGCTGCTGCCGGGCCACGGCACCCGCTGGCAGGACATGGCGGTCACCGGCTGGCAGGACTGGTACGCGGAGGTGGACCGGGAGCTCCGGGCGCTGCGCGAGGAGTGCGGCCAGGTCTTCGTCCTCGGGCTCTCCATGGGCGGCGCGCTGGCCCTGCGGCTGGCCGCCAGGCACGGCGACGCGATCAGCGGCATCGTGGTGGTGAACCCGGCCAACAAGGTGCACGGTGCGGCGGCCCACGCCCTGCCGGTGGCCCGCCATCTCGTCCGCACCACGAAGGGCCTGGCCAACGACATCGCGAAGGAGGGCATGGACGAGGTCGCCTATGACCGCGTCCCCCTGCACGCGGCGCACTCGCTGAGGAACTTCCTCCGGCTCGTCGACGGTGAGCTTCCGCAGGTCACGCAGCCGCTGCTGCTGCTGCACAGCCCTCAGGACCATGTGGTGCCGCCGGCGGACTCGGCCCGGATCCTCGGCCGGGTGTCGTCGACGGACGTCAGGGAGGTCCTGCTGGAACAGAGCTACCACGTGGCGACGTTGGACCACGACGCGGAGCGGATTTTCGAGGAGAGCCACGCGTTCATCGGGCGCCTCGCTCCGAGTGTCGGCAAGAAGGGAAGCACGACCGGTGGCTGA
- a CDS encoding lysophospholipid acyltransferase family protein, whose translation MKFSIGGALKLAFRPWVEGLEYIPAEGPAILASNHLSFSDSFFLPAVLDRKVTFIAKAEYFTSPGVKGKLTAAFFKGVGQLPVDRSGARGAGEAAVRSGVEVIERGELFGIYPEGTRSPDGRLYRGKPGGLARVALATGAPVIPVAMIDTEKIQPPGKVVPKLMSPGIRIGKPLDFSRYHGMEHDRFILRSVTDEVMYEIMKLSGQEYVDIYATAAKRQIADAEKAAKEAAKEAERAAKRDGGVERDGDR comes from the coding sequence ATGAAGTTCTCCATCGGCGGGGCGCTGAAGCTCGCCTTTCGGCCTTGGGTGGAGGGCCTCGAGTACATTCCCGCCGAGGGGCCGGCGATCCTCGCGAGCAACCACCTGTCCTTCTCGGACTCCTTCTTCCTGCCCGCGGTCCTGGACCGCAAGGTCACGTTCATCGCCAAGGCCGAGTACTTCACCTCGCCGGGCGTGAAGGGCAAGCTCACCGCGGCCTTCTTCAAGGGCGTCGGCCAGCTGCCGGTGGACCGCTCCGGAGCGCGCGGCGCCGGTGAGGCGGCCGTCAGGAGCGGCGTGGAGGTCATCGAGCGCGGTGAGCTCTTCGGCATCTACCCGGAGGGCACCCGCTCGCCGGACGGCCGGCTCTACCGCGGGAAGCCGGGCGGCCTGGCCCGCGTGGCGCTCGCCACCGGCGCGCCCGTCATCCCCGTCGCGATGATCGACACCGAGAAGATCCAGCCGCCCGGCAAGGTCGTCCCCAAGCTGATGAGCCCCGGGATCAGGATCGGCAAGCCGCTCGACTTCAGCCGCTACCACGGCATGGAACACGACCGCTTCATCCTGCGCTCGGTGACCGACGAGGTCATGTACGAGATCATGAAGCTCTCCGGCCAGGAGTACGTGGACATCTACGCCACGGCCGCCAAGCGGCAGATCGCGGACGCGGAGAAGGCGGCGAAGGAGGCCGCCAAGGAGGCGGAGCGGGCCGCGAAGCGGGACGGCGGGGTGGAGCGGGACGGCGACCGGTAG